A genomic segment from Cervus elaphus chromosome 14, mCerEla1.1, whole genome shotgun sequence encodes:
- the LOC122708290 gene encoding apolipoprotein R-like, translated as MKPVSGRKSPVLYLFGILTVLLCLDGLQGCSSPPEIKHGRFTYIEKGILRTDVVEYECQEGYTLVGEARISCSFLNWSPMAPECKALCQKPEISNGKLSVEKDQYVTPETVTVRCDPGYRMVGSQNIFCSENKFWSPDVPKCEKVGDEVCEAVLKGQKLLKCLPNTWEAKLALELRKLSLEIEKLEQERRKEEIA; from the exons ATGAAGCCTGTGTCAGGGAGAAAGTCCCCAGTTCTGTATCTCTTTGGGATTCTGACCGTGCTCCTCTGCCTTGATGGCTTACAAG GTTGTAGTTCACCACCTGAAATTAAACATGGACGCTTTACATATATCGAAAAAGGAATATTGAGAACTGATGTGGTTGAGTATGAATGTCAGGAAGGATATACTCTTGTTGGAGAGGCTAGAATCtcctgctcatttttaaattggtcaCCAATGGCTCCTGAGTGTAAAG CTCTATGCCAAAAACCAGAAATATCCAATGGAAAGCTGTCTGTGGAGAAGGATCAGTATGTCACCCCTGAAACTGTCACTGTCAGGTGTGACCCTGGCTATAGGATGGTTGGTTCCCAGAACATCTTTTGCTCAGAGAACAAATTTTGGAGTCCGGATGTGCCCAAGTGTGAGAAG GTAGGTGATGAAGTTTGTGAGGCAGTCTTGAAAGGCCAAAAACTCCTAAAGTGTCTCCCGAATACCTGGGAGGCGAAGCTGGCCCTGGAGTTACGTAAATTGTCTCTGGAGATTGAAAAACTGGAGCAAGAAAGACGCAAAGAGGAAATTGCTTGA